The following coding sequences lie in one Rhinolophus ferrumequinum isolate MPI-CBG mRhiFer1 chromosome 16, mRhiFer1_v1.p, whole genome shotgun sequence genomic window:
- the R3HCC1L gene encoding coiled-coil domain-containing protein R3HCC1L isoform X3 translates to MQQEAARCRVRARRPDMALYVPKARRGVGLLKTGDEEKSCVPPNCMVKEQQKEDCLSQQDKPEAQRLSINSDKKEYNRREGKKSSTKLRKDTCLQERNKDRVCTKKGATETKEIISQGHQQGVLNPEVIPNVPLQRHFKPKKVECLEVETTAVTGHEKLLPAQSCSEISEAQVLNKPFQHVEFCDLSRHELSGETFEDKDLESRVETAAKVVEIRSQLPGVFSSILKLESVIAPVKLSSDSGLVQQGTQTSGGMLTLSSGGITTLPGSGSPDGVTDQTCVDFEAENGGDTANSTDVILDQKESVSMETSMELKATETSHMEGSAAPEESWESMFNDDGDCLDPRLLQELSGNMKNRKSIQEPRFDYYNNEVPDIDLSDCEFPHVIEIYDFPQEFRTEDLLRVFCSYQKKGFDIKWVDDTHALGVFSSPITARDALGSKHTMVKIRPLSQATRAAKAKARAYAEFLQPAKERPETSAALARRLVISALGVRSKQSKTEREAELKKLQEARERKRLEAKQREDIWEGRDQSAV, encoded by the exons ATGCAGCAAGAAGCAGCAAGATGCCGAGTTCGAGCCAGAAGGCCTGACATGGCACTTTATGTACCTAAAGCTCGGAGGGGTGTAGGACTTCTGAAGACAGGTGATGAGGAAAAAAGCTGTGTTCCACCTAACTGCATGGTGAAAGAGCAACAAAAAGAAGATTGTCTCTCCCAACAGGACAAACCTGAGGCTCAAAGACTAAGTATTAATTCTGATAAAAAAGAGTACAATCgtagggaaggaaagaaatcttcaacaaaattaagaaaagacaCGTGccttcaagaaagaaataaagatcgGGTGTGTACTAAGAAGGGAGCCacagaaaccaaagaaataataTCCCAAGGACATCAGCAAGGAGTCCTAAATCCTGAGGTTATACCTAATGTACCtttacaaagacattttaaacCAAAGAAGGTGGAGTGTTTAGAAGTTGAAACCACAGCTGTGACAGGACATGAGAAGTTGCTTCCAGCTCAGTCTTGTTCAGAAATCAGTGAGGCTCAGGTTCTAAACAAACCATTCCAACATGTGGAATTCTGTGATTTAAGTAGGCACGAACTAAGTGGGGAAACATTTGAAGACAAAGATTTGGAAAGCAGAGTTGAAACTGCTGCCAAAGTTGTAGAGATACGATCCCAGCTTCCTGGAGtttttagttctattttgaaACTTGAGAGTGTGATTGCACCAGTAAAGCTAAGCTCTGATTCTGGGCTTGTACAACAAGGCACGCAGACGTCAGGTGGAATGTTGACGCTCAGCAGTGGAGGCATCACCACTCTTCCTGGTTCTGGAAGTCCAGATGGTGTCACTGATCAAACTTGTGTAGACTTTGAAGCTGAGAATGGTGGTGACACAGCCAACAGTACAGATGTCATCTTGGATCAGAAAG AATCGGTATCTATGGAGACATCCATGGAACTGAAAGCAACTGAAACTTCTCACATGGAGGGAAGTGCTGCCCCTGAGGAGAGCTGGGAGTCCATGTTTAATGATGACGGTGATTGCCTGGACCCACGTCTTCTGCAGGAG TTATCCGGGAATATGAAGAATAGAAAAAGCATCCAGGAACCTAGATTTGATTATTACAACAATGAAGTTCCTGATATTGACCTCAGTGATTGTGAATTCCCACATGTCATTGAAATTTATGACTTCCCCCAAGAATTTCGCACTGAAGACCTCCTACGGGTTTTCTGCAGTTATCA GAAGAAAGGATTTGATATTAAGTGGGTGGATGATACACATGCCCTAGGAGTCTTCTCCAGTCCAATTACAG CTCGTGATGCTCTGGGTAGTAAACATACCATGGTGAAGATCCGGCCCTTGTCACAGGCCACAAGAGCAGCCAAGGCCAAAGCTAGAGCTTATGCTG aATTCCTCCAGCCAGCAAAGGAGCGTCCTGAGACTTCAGCAGCCCTAGCCAGAAGGCTAGTCATCAGTGCCCTTGGTGTTCGAAGTAAGCAGAGCAAAACTGAACGGGAAGCAGAGCTCAAGAAATTGCAAGAAGCCCGAG AGAGAAAACGGTTGGAAGCCAAGCAACGAGAAGACATCTGGGAAGGCAGAGACCAATCTGCAGTTTGA
- the R3HCC1L gene encoding coiled-coil domain-containing protein R3HCC1L isoform X2 yields MQQEAARCRVRARRPDMALYVPKARRGVGLLKTGDEEKSCVPPNCMVKEQQKEDCLSQQDKPEAQRLSINSDKKEYNRREGKKSSTKLRKDTCLQERNKDRVCTKKGATETKEIISQGHQQGVLNPEVIPNVPLQRHFKPKKVECLEVETTAVTGHEKLLPAQSCSEISEAQVLNKPFQHVEFCDLSRHELSGETFEDKDLESRVETAAKVVEIRSQLPGVFSSILKLESVIAPVKLSSDSGLVQQGTQTSGGMLTLSSGGITTLPGSGSPDGVTDQTCVDFEAENGGDTANSTDVILDQKGIDSIPEKMGHSSHKMTIVNKLESISDIFDPTMIREFEENDSTAGELCVKYEPSDTAVLVHETDTGNGSKSRGDITNKACMMDITDAVSDQVTVGSPCVVAVRTADETCSNTSSFSKYLEMSGDTGHLHAARSTNDAENVSNLTACSDVYAESVQSSFMESTGKLIESFSDCASSSPIKKIAGSNCNTFLDSELSMLNGTKVLSDGALGNDLDCIGDITDTLHELKTAEEFKTKEEDDSGNIEFGISFPDTESVSMETSMELKATETSHMEGSAAPEESWESMFNDDGDCLDPRLLQEVFQVILMHVK; encoded by the exons ATGCAGCAAGAAGCAGCAAGATGCCGAGTTCGAGCCAGAAGGCCTGACATGGCACTTTATGTACCTAAAGCTCGGAGGGGTGTAGGACTTCTGAAGACAGGTGATGAGGAAAAAAGCTGTGTTCCACCTAACTGCATGGTGAAAGAGCAACAAAAAGAAGATTGTCTCTCCCAACAGGACAAACCTGAGGCTCAAAGACTAAGTATTAATTCTGATAAAAAAGAGTACAATCgtagggaaggaaagaaatcttcaacaaaattaagaaaagacaCGTGccttcaagaaagaaataaagatcgGGTGTGTACTAAGAAGGGAGCCacagaaaccaaagaaataataTCCCAAGGACATCAGCAAGGAGTCCTAAATCCTGAGGTTATACCTAATGTACCtttacaaagacattttaaacCAAAGAAGGTGGAGTGTTTAGAAGTTGAAACCACAGCTGTGACAGGACATGAGAAGTTGCTTCCAGCTCAGTCTTGTTCAGAAATCAGTGAGGCTCAGGTTCTAAACAAACCATTCCAACATGTGGAATTCTGTGATTTAAGTAGGCACGAACTAAGTGGGGAAACATTTGAAGACAAAGATTTGGAAAGCAGAGTTGAAACTGCTGCCAAAGTTGTAGAGATACGATCCCAGCTTCCTGGAGtttttagttctattttgaaACTTGAGAGTGTGATTGCACCAGTAAAGCTAAGCTCTGATTCTGGGCTTGTACAACAAGGCACGCAGACGTCAGGTGGAATGTTGACGCTCAGCAGTGGAGGCATCACCACTCTTCCTGGTTCTGGAAGTCCAGATGGTGTCACTGATCAAACTTGTGTAGACTTTGAAGCTGAGAATGGTGGTGACACAGCCAACAGTACAGATGTCATCTTGGATCAGAAAGGTATAGATTCCATTCCTGAGAAAATGGGTCACAGCTCTCATAAAATGACTATAGTCAACAAATTAGAGAGCATAAGTGACATTTTTGATCCAACAATGATTAGAGAATTTGAGGAGAATGACAGCACTGCTGGTGAGTTATGTGTAAAGTATGAACCTTCGGATACAGCTGTCCTTGTTCATGAAACAGATACAGGTAATGGGTCTAAGAGTAGAGGTGACATTACAAATAAGGCATGTATGATGGACATTACAGATGCTGTGTCTGATCAAGTCACTGTAGGCAGCCCTTGTGTAGTTGCAGTTAGAACAGCTGATGAGACCTGTAGCAACACCAGTAGTTTCtcaaaatacttagaaatgagTGGAGATACAGGCCATCTTCACGCAGCTAGAAGTACAAATGACGCTGAAAATGTCAGCAACCTGACTGCTTGCTCAGATGTTTATGCTGAAAGTGTTCAGTCTAGTTTCATGGAGTCCACAGGAAAGTTGATAGAGAGCTTCTCAGATTGTGCTTCCTCCTCACCTATAAAGAAGATTGCTGGTAGTAATTGTAACACTTTCTTGGACTCTGAACTCAGTATGTTAAATGGGACCAAAGTACTTTCGGATGGTGCATTGGGCAATGATCTAGATTGTATTGGTGATATAACAGACACATTGCATGAACTGAAAACTGCTGAAGAGTTCAAAACGAAAGAGGAAGATGATTCAGGGAATATAGAATTTGGTATATCCTTTCCTGATACAGAATCGGTATCTATGGAGACATCCATGGAACTGAAAGCAACTGAAACTTCTCACATGGAGGGAAGTGCTGCCCCTGAGGAGAGCTGGGAGTCCATGTTTAATGATGACGGTGATTGCCTGGACCCACGTCTTCTGCAGGAG GTTtttcaagtgattctgatgcacgtaaagtga
- the R3HCC1L gene encoding coiled-coil domain-containing protein R3HCC1L isoform X1 has product MQQEAARCRVRARRPDMALYVPKARRGVGLLKTGDEEKSCVPPNCMVKEQQKEDCLSQQDKPEAQRLSINSDKKEYNRREGKKSSTKLRKDTCLQERNKDRVCTKKGATETKEIISQGHQQGVLNPEVIPNVPLQRHFKPKKVECLEVETTAVTGHEKLLPAQSCSEISEAQVLNKPFQHVEFCDLSRHELSGETFEDKDLESRVETAAKVVEIRSQLPGVFSSILKLESVIAPVKLSSDSGLVQQGTQTSGGMLTLSSGGITTLPGSGSPDGVTDQTCVDFEAENGGDTANSTDVILDQKGIDSIPEKMGHSSHKMTIVNKLESISDIFDPTMIREFEENDSTAGELCVKYEPSDTAVLVHETDTGNGSKSRGDITNKACMMDITDAVSDQVTVGSPCVVAVRTADETCSNTSSFSKYLEMSGDTGHLHAARSTNDAENVSNLTACSDVYAESVQSSFMESTGKLIESFSDCASSSPIKKIAGSNCNTFLDSELSMLNGTKVLSDGALGNDLDCIGDITDTLHELKTAEEFKTKEEDDSGNIEFGISFPDTESVSMETSMELKATETSHMEGSAAPEESWESMFNDDGDCLDPRLLQELSGNMKNRKSIQEPRFDYYNNEVPDIDLSDCEFPHVIEIYDFPQEFRTEDLLRVFCSYQKKGFDIKWVDDTHALGVFSSPITARDALGSKHTMVKIRPLSQATRAAKAKARAYAEFLQPAKERPETSAALARRLVISALGVRSKQSKTEREAELKKLQEARERKRLEAKQREDIWEGRDQSAV; this is encoded by the exons ATGCAGCAAGAAGCAGCAAGATGCCGAGTTCGAGCCAGAAGGCCTGACATGGCACTTTATGTACCTAAAGCTCGGAGGGGTGTAGGACTTCTGAAGACAGGTGATGAGGAAAAAAGCTGTGTTCCACCTAACTGCATGGTGAAAGAGCAACAAAAAGAAGATTGTCTCTCCCAACAGGACAAACCTGAGGCTCAAAGACTAAGTATTAATTCTGATAAAAAAGAGTACAATCgtagggaaggaaagaaatcttcaacaaaattaagaaaagacaCGTGccttcaagaaagaaataaagatcgGGTGTGTACTAAGAAGGGAGCCacagaaaccaaagaaataataTCCCAAGGACATCAGCAAGGAGTCCTAAATCCTGAGGTTATACCTAATGTACCtttacaaagacattttaaacCAAAGAAGGTGGAGTGTTTAGAAGTTGAAACCACAGCTGTGACAGGACATGAGAAGTTGCTTCCAGCTCAGTCTTGTTCAGAAATCAGTGAGGCTCAGGTTCTAAACAAACCATTCCAACATGTGGAATTCTGTGATTTAAGTAGGCACGAACTAAGTGGGGAAACATTTGAAGACAAAGATTTGGAAAGCAGAGTTGAAACTGCTGCCAAAGTTGTAGAGATACGATCCCAGCTTCCTGGAGtttttagttctattttgaaACTTGAGAGTGTGATTGCACCAGTAAAGCTAAGCTCTGATTCTGGGCTTGTACAACAAGGCACGCAGACGTCAGGTGGAATGTTGACGCTCAGCAGTGGAGGCATCACCACTCTTCCTGGTTCTGGAAGTCCAGATGGTGTCACTGATCAAACTTGTGTAGACTTTGAAGCTGAGAATGGTGGTGACACAGCCAACAGTACAGATGTCATCTTGGATCAGAAAGGTATAGATTCCATTCCTGAGAAAATGGGTCACAGCTCTCATAAAATGACTATAGTCAACAAATTAGAGAGCATAAGTGACATTTTTGATCCAACAATGATTAGAGAATTTGAGGAGAATGACAGCACTGCTGGTGAGTTATGTGTAAAGTATGAACCTTCGGATACAGCTGTCCTTGTTCATGAAACAGATACAGGTAATGGGTCTAAGAGTAGAGGTGACATTACAAATAAGGCATGTATGATGGACATTACAGATGCTGTGTCTGATCAAGTCACTGTAGGCAGCCCTTGTGTAGTTGCAGTTAGAACAGCTGATGAGACCTGTAGCAACACCAGTAGTTTCtcaaaatacttagaaatgagTGGAGATACAGGCCATCTTCACGCAGCTAGAAGTACAAATGACGCTGAAAATGTCAGCAACCTGACTGCTTGCTCAGATGTTTATGCTGAAAGTGTTCAGTCTAGTTTCATGGAGTCCACAGGAAAGTTGATAGAGAGCTTCTCAGATTGTGCTTCCTCCTCACCTATAAAGAAGATTGCTGGTAGTAATTGTAACACTTTCTTGGACTCTGAACTCAGTATGTTAAATGGGACCAAAGTACTTTCGGATGGTGCATTGGGCAATGATCTAGATTGTATTGGTGATATAACAGACACATTGCATGAACTGAAAACTGCTGAAGAGTTCAAAACGAAAGAGGAAGATGATTCAGGGAATATAGAATTTGGTATATCCTTTCCTGATACAGAATCGGTATCTATGGAGACATCCATGGAACTGAAAGCAACTGAAACTTCTCACATGGAGGGAAGTGCTGCCCCTGAGGAGAGCTGGGAGTCCATGTTTAATGATGACGGTGATTGCCTGGACCCACGTCTTCTGCAGGAG TTATCCGGGAATATGAAGAATAGAAAAAGCATCCAGGAACCTAGATTTGATTATTACAACAATGAAGTTCCTGATATTGACCTCAGTGATTGTGAATTCCCACATGTCATTGAAATTTATGACTTCCCCCAAGAATTTCGCACTGAAGACCTCCTACGGGTTTTCTGCAGTTATCA GAAGAAAGGATTTGATATTAAGTGGGTGGATGATACACATGCCCTAGGAGTCTTCTCCAGTCCAATTACAG CTCGTGATGCTCTGGGTAGTAAACATACCATGGTGAAGATCCGGCCCTTGTCACAGGCCACAAGAGCAGCCAAGGCCAAAGCTAGAGCTTATGCTG aATTCCTCCAGCCAGCAAAGGAGCGTCCTGAGACTTCAGCAGCCCTAGCCAGAAGGCTAGTCATCAGTGCCCTTGGTGTTCGAAGTAAGCAGAGCAAAACTGAACGGGAAGCAGAGCTCAAGAAATTGCAAGAAGCCCGAG AGAGAAAACGGTTGGAAGCCAAGCAACGAGAAGACATCTGGGAAGGCAGAGACCAATCTGCAGTTTGA